A window of Rhodospirillaceae bacterium genomic DNA:
GCAAGGGCCTTGGTTTGGGCCTTGGCCTGCCGCTGGTTAGGAAGTTCATTGAATTAAGCGGCGGCCGGGTCGTGCTTGAATCCACGCCTGGCAAAGGCACGACCGTTCGCTGCTACCTGCCCTATGATCGGCCGGTTGCCAGGCCTCTGGTTGGTGGGGAAAGGCTTGCGTCTGCGCAGGGGCAGGTCACGGACCCGTCTTTGAAGCGCGACAGCTGACATCTGGCGGCAAGGCGGCGTGCCGCGATCGGTATGACGGGAAACGGATTTATGGCTGAAAAAGATTTTCCAAGCCGGGTTGTAAAACTGGATCTTCCCGACCTTGCAGCGACGGAAACCCTTGCCCGATTTGTTGCCCATCACGTTTGCCGTGGCGACGTAATCGGCCTTGGCGGGGAGTTGGGCGCGGGCAAGACGGCTTTTGCGCGTGCGTTCATTCATGCGCGTGCCGGGGGCGTGAAAGAGGATGTGCCATCGCCGACCTTTACGCTTGCGCAAATTTACGACCTTGCCGAATTTCCTGTCTGGCATTTTGATCTCTATCGGCTTGCGAAGGCAGAAGACGCCGTGGAACTTGGCATTGAGGACGCCTTTGCCGACGGGGTTTCCCTCATCGAATGGCCAGGGCGGCTTGGGCCCTTGCTGCCCAGGGACCGACTCGACATCCTGTTGACGCAAGGGGTGGCTGTGGACGCTCGCCAGGCCGTGCTGGTGGGTCATGGCAGTTGGGTGATGCGGCTGGAAGCCCTGGACGCTGCCGACGCGCTTGTGGAATTTGAAGCCCGGGCGGGCAGCGATGACTGAACGAAGCGGATTGCAGCAGGGCTTTCTGGCGTCGTGCGGGCTGGGGGATGCGGCTGTGACGCCGCTTGCAAGCGACGCGTCCTTCCGCCGTTATGCGCGCGTTGCTGGCAGGGACGGCGGTTTTATTCTGATGGACGCGCCGCACGATTGCGAAGATGTGCGTCCGTTTGTGGCAATCGCCCGGCATCTTCAGGGCCTTGGTTACAGCGCGCCGGAAGTGTTTTCCGTCGATGCAGAAAACGGCTTTCTGCTTCTCGAAGATTTGGGCGAGGCGACCTATGCGCGCATGCTTGCCGACGCGGAAATGGAAGAACCCCTCTACAGCCTTGCGGTCGATCTTTTAATCAACCTTCACCGGCACCCTTTGGAAATTGCGGTGCCGGAAAAACTTCCGGCCTATACGAATGCACGCTTTCTTGAAGAAGCCATGCTGCTGGTGGATTGGTATCTGCCGGCGATGACGGGCGACATGCCTTCGCCGGAAACACGTGCAGCCTTTGCCGCGCTCTGGCCGCCATTGCTTGACCTGGCGCGCACAGGCTCAGAAACGCTTGTCCTGCGCGACTACCATGTGGACAACCTTCTCTACCTGCCGGACCGGGACGGGGTTGGCGCGTGCGGCCTTCTTGATTTTCAGGACGCGCTTTGCGGCCCGGCGGTCTATGATGTTGTCTCCCTTCTTGGGGATGCGCGCCGCGATGTTGCGCTTGCCTGTGTCGAACGGATGAAGGCGCGTTACCTTGCCGCCTTTCCGGATCTGGACCATCAGGCGTTTGCACGCGCTTACGCCATTTTAGGCGCCCAGCGAAATTGCAAGATCCTCGGCATCTTTACGCGTCTTTTCCGGCGTGACGGGAAGGCGCTTTATCTTTCGCACATCCCGCGTGTCTGGCGGTTGCTGGAAGAAAATCTGGCCGCGCGCGAACTGGCACCGTTGCGCGATTGGCTGGACGCGAATTTGCCGCCGGCGTTGCGGAACGCCCCAGAGGCGAAATCTTGAAGATGGCACAAGGCGCACCCTCGCAGGCAATACCCTTTCGGGCGATGGTATTGGCGGCGGGGCGCGGCGAACGCCTGCGCCCGCTTACGGACAGCCTGCCAAAGCCCCTTGTTCCCATTGCCGGGCGCAGCCTTCTCGATCGCACACTGGACCGGCTGGTGGTGGCGGGCATCGAAGACGTCGTTGTTAACCTGCATTATCTGGGCGCGCAGATTCGCACACAGCTTGCCCCCCGGCGTGACCTGAAGATCACCTATTCCGAAGAGGCCGAAGCCCTTGAAACCGGCGGCGGTCTGGCCCATGCGCTGGCCCATTTTCAGGGCCGGAATTTTTTTGCCATCAATGGCGACGTGCTTTGGCAGGACTTTGGGCCCCCGGCGCTGGCCCGGCTGGCGGCGGCCTGGGACGACGCGAAGATGGATGGGCTTCTCCTGCTTCAGCCCGTTGCGCGTGCCGTCGGCTACGACGGTGCGGGGGATTTTGAAATGGCGGCGGATGGGTGCCTAGAACGCCGCCAGGGGTCCTCGGCCCCCTTCGTCTTTACCGGCGTGCAGCTTCTTCATCCAAGGCTTTTTGACACGGCACCGGAAGGGCGTTTTTCCCTCAACCTTCTATACGATCAGGCCCTGTCAAAGGGACGCCTTTTCGGCCTGGCTCATAAAGGCGCATGGTTTCATATTGGCACCCTGTCCGGCCTGGCCATGGTCGAAGAAAACTTTCAGGAAGGCCAGCCATGATCGGGCAAGCATGACCACGCGGCCGAAGGTTTTGTCGATTGCGCCCGGCAAGGGTTTTGTCGATGCGCTTGCTGCCGGCATTCTGGACGAAATTGGCGAGGACGTTTTCCGTCTTGCCGATTACCGCATTCTTCTTCCGACCCGTCGCGCCGTTCGCGCCCTTCGTGAAGCGTTTCTGCGTTTGCGTGGCGGGCAGCCGATGGTGCTTCCAGCCATGCTGCCAATCGGCGACGTGGATGAAGAGGCCTTTCTTTTTCAGGAAAGCCCGTTCGCCAAAGACGCCCTGAACCTGCCCCCGGCAATTTCGGAGCTGCGCCGCCGCCTGCTTTTAAGCGAACTTTTGATGCATGAGGGCCTGCTCCGCAAGGACGGGCGCGATCGCCCAACGCCAGAGCAGGCCGCCACCCTTGCCGCCGAACTGGCCCGTTTCCTCGACCGGGTGGAGACGGAACGCCTGTCTCTCGACAAGCTGGCCCGACTGGTGCCAGAGGATTACGCCGTCCATTGGCAGGAGACGCTTCGTTTCCTGCAAATCCTGACGGATTATTGGCCGGGAATTCTGGTCCAGGAAGGTTGCATTGATCCGGCGGACCGCCGCAACCGGCTGCTGGAAGCGCAGGTAAAAATGTGGCTGGCCTCGCCGCCAAAGGGTCCGGTCATCGCGGCGGGTTCGACCGGCAGCATTCCGGCGACGGCGGATCTTTTAAGCCTGGTTGCCTGTCTGCCGAAAGGGCGGCTGGTGCTGGCCGGTCTGGACCGTTCCATGGACGCGGAAAGCTGGCAGGCGCTAAACGCCACCCACCCCCAGTTTGGGCTGAAACGCCTGCTCGAACAGCTTGACCTTGCGCGCGACGACGTTGGCGACTGGTCCGCCGACGTTCCCGAAACCTGCGCAGAACGGGCCGAGCTTGCCTCGGAATTGATGCGGCCTGCGGAAACGACCCATCTCTGGCATCGCTCAGAGCGGCCTTGGGACAAGGCGTTGCAGGATGTGCGCCGCATTGAATGTGCAGACCCGGCGGAGGAGGCGGGTGTGATCGCCCTTTTGCTGCGCCAGTCCCTTGAGGAAGACGGCACCCGGGCGGCGCTGGTGACGCCGGATCGCAACCTTGCGCGCCGCGTGGCGGCCGAGCTTCGCCGGTGGAACATCGAAGTCGATGATTCGGGGGGCACATCCCTTGATACGACGGCCCCCGGCACATTTTTACGCCTGACGGCCCGTCTGATGGCCGAGAACATATCGCCGGTGGCGCTGATGGCCTGTTTCAAACACCCGCTTGCGGCGGGCGGGCTGTCGCCGGCGGATTTCCGCAGGCGGACCCGTCAACTCGAAGTGGCAGCCTTGCGCGGCCCGCGTCCGGCCCCCGGTTTTTCAGGCTTGAAGGAGGCCTTGAAGGCACCGCACCGCGTCGGCAATGGGGCAGAACGTGACGCGTTGGTGGCCTGGGTTGCGGGGCTTGAAAAGATGGCGGGTCCGTTTGCCAGGGCAATGGCGAAAACCAGCGTCAGCCTTGGCGAGCTTCTCGATCTTCACGTCGCCTTTTCAGAGGCGCTGGCCATGACGGACGCCATGACGGAAAGTTCGGCTGCGGGAGAGCGGCTTTGGGCCACGCCGGCGGGCGAAGCGCTTGCCGAATTCATTGCCGATTTGCGTGCTGCGGCGCGTGGCTTTCCGCGATTGGCGGGGGCGGATTACGCGGCCCTTTTCGAATCCCTTCTTACAGGCCAGGTTGTGCGCCCCTATGGGGGCCAGCATCCGAGAATTCATATCTGGGGCCCCCTTGAGGCCCGCCTCCAGCAGGCGGAGCTGCTGATTCTTGGTGGGCTGAACGAGGGTGTCTGGCCACCTTCGAGCGAGACGGACCCCTGGATGAGCCGACCGATGCGCGAGAAATTCGGCCTGCCCCTGCCGGAACGACGCATCGGCCTTTCCGCTCATGATTTTGCGCAAGGCTTTTCCAGCCCGCGCGTTGTGTTGACGCGCGCTGCCCGCGCCGATGGGGCGCCGACGGTGCCTTCGCGCTGGTTGCTGCGTCTTGAAAGCCTGGCCGGGTCCGACACGGCGGACGGTGTGAAAAATCCGTTGCGTTGGCGCGCCCTGCTTCAGATGCCCGCGAAGAAAATTCAAATCGGGGCGCCGAAACCCTGCCCGCCGCTGGCGGCTCGGCCGCGCAAATTGTCGGTAACGGCCATCGAAACCTGGATGCGGGACCCTTACGCGATTTACGCTCGCCATATTTTGCGGCTAAGGCCGTTGGATCCGATGGACGCCGATCCGGGTGCGGCAGATCGCGGGCGTTTCATTCATGCCGCGCTTGATCGTTTTGTGCGTGCCTATCCGGATCAACTGCCGAAGGATGCCGTCGAAAAACTTCTGAAAATCGGCAAGGACGTGTTTGGTGAGGCGCTTTCCTATCCGGGGGTGGCGACGTTTTGGTGGCCACGCTTTGTGCACATTGCGGCGTGGTTTGTCGATCAGGAGCGCGCGCGGCGGAAAGAAATTCTGCTCATCCATACCGAGACAAAGGGCGCGTGGATTTTTGCCGGTGCCGGTGGCGATTTTACCCTGACGGCGCGTGCCGACCGCATCGATCATTTGCGCAGTGGTGGCCTTGCCGTTCTTGATTACAAGACCGGCGCGGTTCCAAAGACCAAGGATGTGACGGCGGGGGTTGCGCCACAACTGGCCCTGGAAGCCATTCTCGCCGGGGCGGGCGGCTTTGAAGGCATTCCTGAAGAAACGGTCCGTGAACTGCTTTATTTGCAGTTAAGCGGCGGCGCGTTGCCGGGGAAGCGCGTGTTGTTAAAAGACACGGAAATTCTGGTGGCAGAGGCCCGGGCCGGCCTTCAATGCCTGATTGCCGCCTTTGATGATCCGGCGACGCCGTACCTGTCCGAACCCCGGCCCGCAATGGCCCCGACCTACAGCGATTATAAACATCTAGCCCGGGTTCAGGAATGGACGGACATGCGCGAAGAGGGCGATTCGTGAAGAAACCCGTGAAGAAGTCTATGACGAAAACGGCAGAGCAAAAGACGGGGTCGAACCCGGAGATTTCCGTCTGGGTGCGCGCCAATGCCGGCACCGGCAAGACGCGGGTGCTGACAGATCGCGTATTGCGGCTTCTTCTCGGCAAGACGCCGCCGTCGCGTATTCTTTGTCTGACTTTTACGAAGGCGGCGGCGGCCGAGATGGCAACGCGTGTCTATAACGAATTGGGTGCCTGGACCAAAATGACGGATGGGGCGCTTTCCGAAGCGTTGCTGCATTTGCACGGCATGGAGGTGGCTGCGGAAGATCTGGACGAGGCGCGACGGCTGTTTGCACAGGCCCTCGACGTGCCGGGCGGTCTGAAAATTCAAACGATCCACAGCTTTTGCGAATCCCTTCTTTCCCGTTTTCCGATAGAGGCGGGGATCGCCCCGCATTTTCGTGTGATGGACGAACGCACGGCGGCAGAACTATTGCAAGATGCGCGCGAGGCCGTTTACTGGCGGGCCAGTAAGGACAAGGATGGACACCTTGCCAAGGCCCTTGAAATTATCACCGCCCATGTTGCCGAAGGCACGTTCACCGATGTGCTCGATGCGCTGCTTCGGGACCGGGGAAAGTTTCGCCGTGGTCTAAGCCGCCATGGTGGCTCTGATGGCATGGCGTTGGTGACGCGCGCGCATCTTGGCCTTGCCCCCGGCGAGACGGAAAAAACGATCCTTGATGCGGCGGCCTGCGAGGCCGCCTTTGATGGCGCGGGGTTGCGCAAAGTTGTCACAGTGTTGCTGGAGGGCGACAAAAAAGATGCTGCGCATGGGGAAATCATCGCTAACTGGCTGGCGAAACCGGATCGGCGGGTGGCAGGTTTTGATACCTATCTCGGCGCGTTCTTTAAGGATGGCGGCGTGGGGAAACGGTTCAAAACGCTGGCCTATGCCAAGACGGTCAAACGCTGCCCCGATGCGATCGACATCCTTGGGGCAGAGGCTGACCGCCTGGAAGCCGTGCGCGACCGGCGCAACGCGGCCATCCTGGCGGTGGCGACCCAGGCTTTGCTGCAATTCGGCAGCGCCCTTCTCGAGGCCTTCGACGGCTTGAAGCAGAAGGCCGCGCTTCTTGATTACGACGACCTGATTTTTGAAGCCCGAAACCTTCTGGAACGCGAGGGAATTGCCCCCTGGGTCCTTTTCAAACTGGATGGCGGCATCGACCACATTCTGGTGGACGAGGCCCAGGATACAAATCCGGATCAGTGGCGGGTGATTGCCATGCTGGCGTCGGAATTCTTTTCTGGCGAGTCTGCGCGCGCAGAAAAGCGCACAATTTTTTCAGTCGGCGATGTCAAGCAGTCGATTTTTAGTTTCCAGCGCGCCGATCCGCTTTTCTTTGGAAAAATGCGCGATCATTTTTCGGGCCGTGTGCAACGGGCCGGCGAGGGATGGCGCGACGTGCCGCTTGAACGTTCTTTTCGTTCCGCGCCGGTCATCCTGCAAGCGGTCGATGCCGTCTTTTCCCAGGCCGATGCGCGCGATGGCGTTTCTCTGGAAGGCGAAAAAATTGAACATGACGCCGCGCGCAAGGGTCAGGCAGGCCTGGTTGAAATCTGGCCGGTGGAAGCCCAGGGCGAGAAATCCACCGTTGCGCCCTGGACGCTGCCGCTTACGCAGGGCCACGCGGATTGGCCGGAAAAACGTCTGGCGCAGAAAATTGCCTGGCAAATTGGAAAATGGAGGGACAGCAAGGAAGTGCTTTCTTCCCGTGGGCGGGCAATCCGTCCGGGGGATATTCTTATTCTGGTGCGCCGCCGTGGGCGCTTCTTCGAAGAAATCGTGCGCGCGTTGAAACGCCACAGCATTCCGGTGGCCGGGATGGATCGCATGGTCCTGACGGACCATATGGCCGTGCGCGATCTGATTGCTCTTGGCCGGTTTGTTCTTTTGCCGGAGGACGACCTGACCCTGGCCATTGTGTTGAAAAGCCCCCTTGTCGGTCTGGATGAGACGGCGCTTTTCGACCTTGCCTATGGGCGTAAAGGATCTTTGTGGGACGCGCTGCGCATTCGTTGCAACGAATGTGAGGCGTTTGCCGCCGCCTACGACATGTTGTCGGCAAGTCTGGCCCGGGCGGATTACGTGCCGCCTTTCGAGTTTTATGCGGCGCTTCTTGGTCCGCTTGGCGCGCGCGAACGCCTGATCGCGCGTTTGGGGAATGAGGCAAACGACCCGATCGACGAATTTTTAAATCTCGGCTTTGCGTATGAAAAGATGCATGTGCCCTCGATGGAAGGTTTCCTGCATTGGATCGAGGCCGGCAAGGCGCAAATAAAACGCGACCTTGAACATGGCCGCGATGAAGTTCGCGTGATGACGGTCCATGGTGCAAAAGGGCTGGAGGCACCAATTGTCTTTTTGCCGGACACCTGTCAGGTGCCGGATAAAGATTCGCCCCTTTTCTGGTTTGGCGACGAAGGCGCGGACGAGGCAGGGGCAGGCGTGCTGTGGGTGCCGCGCCGCGCCCATGAGGAAAAAGCGGCGATCTCGCTGCGCGAGGCACAAGGCCGGCATCGTGAACGCGAATACCGACGGCTTTTATATGTGGCGATGACCCGGGCCGAGGACCGGCTTTACATCGCCGGGTGGGAGCAGAAAAAGTCGCGGACGGCGGGCTGCTGGTACGACCTCATCGACAAGGGGCTGGCGACGCTCGGCCTCCCCGTGCTCCTTGCCATTGGCGGCGATGGGCGACGGTTCGAAGCGGGTCAAGAGGCCCCCGCCGACAGGGGCGACAAAATAGCCGAAGGGTCCGCAATCGCGGCGGTCGTGCCTCCCCACGTCGATGTCGACACCGATGTCGATACCGATGGTGGCCTGCCCGATTGGGCGCGCTCGCCGGCACCCCCCGTCCCGCTCCGGCTGCGGGCCCTTAGCCCGTCGTCGATGGAAGGCGACGCGCCAGCCATCCGTTCCCCCATCGGGGCGGATCAGGGGCGGGGTTTTCAGCGCGGCCGCATCGTGCACAGCCTGCTTCAGTTTTTGCCGGATGTGGCCATTCAGGCCCGTCTGGCAGCCTGCCGACGCTATCTTTCCCAAAAGAATTTCGGCCTTGATCCCGCGACCCAGGATGCGCTTTCCGGTGAGGTGCTGGCCGTCCTTCAGGAAAAAGAATTTGCACCGCTTTTTGGTCCAAACAGCCGCGCCGAGGTGCCGATTGTCGGCGAAATAAACGGGCGCGTCATTTCCGGCCAGATCGATCGCCTGCTTGTCACGGAAACGTCCGTTTTCGTTATCGATTACAAAACCCAGCGTGCGCCGCCCGCGACGCCTTCGGCGACGCCTGAAATTTACCTGCGCCAGATGGCGGCCTATGTCGCATTGCTTGAAAAAATCTATCCGGAACGCCGCGTTGTGGCGGCGCTGTTGTGGACGGATGGGCCTAACCTCGTGCCATTAAAGGAAAAATTGCTTCGTCCTTATGCACCTTGACGGTTTGTCGGGCACTACCTAGATTTCAGCTACCGAAACGCTACAGGATAAAAGAATGACAATTACCCATGTGACGGATACTTCTTTCGAGAAGGACGTTCTTCAGGCCACAGGTCCGGTCCTTGTGGATTTCTGGGCAGAGTGGTGCGGCCCCTGCAAGCAGATTGCGCCTTTTCTGGAAGAAATCTCACAGGAAATGCCGGATTGTATAGCGGTTGCAAAGGTCGATATCGATGGCAATCCGCAAACGCCAACGCGTTATGGCGTGCGTGGGATTCCAACCCTTATGATTTTCAAGGATGGCGAAGTTGCCGGCGTGCGCGTCGGGGCCATGACGAAAAGCAAAATCGAAGAATGGATTCAGTCGATCCTTTAAGCCCGCAGCAGCGCTTTTCGGAAAGACGTTGTCCGTATCAAAAAAACCTCGCCAGTCTTGCGGGGTTTTTTTATGGGTCGCGCTGCCCGCTGCCGGAGGCGGCAAGGATGGCGTCGGCAAATTCCCGTAGATGGACCGACCCTTTGACGGTCCGTTGGACAAGCACGTTGCGCCCATCGTCCACGTCGCGCTTGCGGCGCGTAAAACCCAGCATGCCAAGCCGGTCCAGCGCGCGGGTTACCGCCGGTTTTGAAATGTTCAGGCTTTTTGCCAGGCCGCGCACCGTGTGCGGTGGGGGCGCCAGATAAACCGTCAGCAGAATGGCCATCTGGCGTGTCGTCAGGTCCGGGGTTTCGTGGCGCAGGCGATGAACGATGATTTTGTGCCAGAAATTCAGGGCTTCGACGGGGTCGATCTCAATCGCCATGGGGTGCATCACAGTCGTTTCGGTTGCGGAATTTATTTCATCACAAAGCCTGCCTTCGGACAAGCGGAGAGCCATATGCTGGCGCACGCTATGTTAGGCTGTCCGCAAGTCTGGACAAGGAGGGCAAACTGCCATGGGGGAAGAAAAGTTCGACCCGGATTTTCCCTTTGCCGGGTTGAGGGTGCTGGAAGTGACCCAGGGGATTGCCGCCCCCGGTGCCGGGGCGCTGCTTGCCGTATACGGCGCCGATGTCGTGAAGGTGGAAGGTTTGGCGGGCGACTGGGCGCGCCATCTTGGGCGTTGCTTCGACGGCATGTGCGCAAGTTTTGTCGCCAACAACCGGGGAAAGCGTGCCCTGGCGCTGAATTTGCGCTCATCGGAGGGGCGCGCCATTCTCGGCAGTCTTGCCAAAAAAGCAGATGTTCTGGTGGAGAATTTTCGCCCCGGCATTGTCGCGAAAATGGGCATCGATTACGCGGCGGTGGCAAAGAAAAATCCCGGCTGCATCTACGTTTCCCTGACCGGCTTCGGGCAAGAAGGACCTTACCGGGACCGTGCGGCGACAGATTCAATCGTCCAGGCCCTTAGCGGCCTGATCGCAACCAACCGGGGTGCCGACAACACGCCGCACAAGGTGGCGATCCCGATTGTCGATCTGGCGGCCGGGATGAATGCCTTTCAGGCCATTGCCGTGGCCCTTTACGCGCGTGAAAAAACCGGGCGCGGCCGCCATGTTTCGGTGACGCTTCTGCAAAGTGCGGCGATGTTGCAGGGGGGGCGCATTGTTGAAGACGTCGTGACCGGCGGCAACCCGCCACAACAGCTAACCGTGCCGTCGAACGTGTTTTCGACGAAGGCGGGCCAGATGATTGTGGTCGCGTTGAACAACGATCAGTTTCAGCGCCTATGCGCCCTGCTTGGTGCGGTGGCTTTGGCTGATGACCCGCGTTTTGCAAGCCCGGAAAACCGCATCGCCAACGAGGCGGAATTGTTGCCATTGCTGGCGCCGTTGTTTGTCGAAAAGACAGCGGCGGCCTGGTCGGCAATTTTTGAGGCCGGCGATATTCTCCATGCCCGGGTGAACGATCACGGCGAATTTCTGGAAGATCCCCAGGTCAAGGCCATGGACCTTTTCGTCTGGACGGAGCAGCCCGGCATGGGGCGCATCCCGCTTCCCCAGGTGATTGGTGCCGCGCCCTTGCAGGCGAACACGTCCAAAACCCGAACGCCGCGTCTTGGCGAGGACAGTGCCGAAATCCTGCGCGAGCTTGGCCTTGCCGAAGACGAAATTGTAAAGCTGCATAAAGACGGCATTGTCCGTTCGCCGGAAATTTCTTAACTGGCGATTTTGCCGATCAGGCGGAAAAGGATGAAGCCGAGACAGGCGAATCCGCCAAGAAGGGGCACCCATGGCCAAACCGTCCAGGTGCCGTCCGGTGCCGGCTGCAACCGCTTGAGCCGGAAAAGCGAAAAATTCACCAAGGAAAAAATGATGAGGGTCACGATGGCCGTGATTTCGGCAAGGGTAATCAGCGGCAGCCACAGGGCCAGTGCCATCAAAAGCACCATGATGAGCCCCGTCGCGCGCAACGGCGTGCGGGTTACGGGGTGGACCCGGCCAAGGGTCGCAGTAATCCACCCCCGGGCGGCAAGGCCGTACAGCACGCGCGCCGCCATGACGATCTGGATAAGCGCACCATTGAGGACGGCGAGGATGGCAATGAGGCTGATTGGCGTCGAAGAAGCCCCGGTCGTCCGTTCAAACAGGCGGGCAAGTGGCGCGCGCGCTTCGGCCAGTTCGTCGGGCGGCAGGGCGGCGACGGCGATGAAGGCAATGACGGTGTAAAGCAGCGTTGTGATGCCAAGGGTCAGCACGATGGCAAGGGGCAGATTGCGGCGAACGTTCTTTACTTCCTCGGCGACGTTCACCATGTCCTCGAACCCGATGAAGGCATAGAAGGCGAGCACGGATCCGAAAAAGATGCCGAGCCAGGCCCCGCCTTCGAAGGGCGGCCAAAAATCCGGCAGATGCGTCATCGCTTCCGGCAGCACGTTGATGCCGCCGCCGATGATGAAAAAAAGCCCGCCGATTTCCACCAGGGTGATGATTGCGGCGGCGGTTACGGATTCGACAATTCCCCAGGCGGCAAGGCCGCCCAGGCCAAGAACGATCCCGACAATGATCAGCCAGTCGGGGGCGGTGATGAATTCCTGAAAATAGCCGACGAAGCCATGAACGATGGCGGCGCTGGAAACCAGCCCGGTGGTGACGACAAGCAGGCCGACAAAGGTGGCCAGCCTGCGCGAACCGGTGGCGGTGTGCACGTAAACCGCTTCGCCGGCGCTGAACGGCAGGCGACCGGCAAGCTCGGCGAAGGAAAAGGCGCTAAGGCCGGCAAGCAGCGAGGCGATCAGGAAGGAAATCGGCGCATAAAGGCCAGCCGCGCCCGCCACCTTGCCAATCAGCACATAGATACCTGCGCCGATGGTGGTGCCAAGCCCATAGAGCACAATCA
This region includes:
- a CDS encoding tRNA (adenosine(37)-N6)-threonylcarbamoyltransferase complex ATPase subunit type 1 TsaE produces the protein MAEKDFPSRVVKLDLPDLAATETLARFVAHHVCRGDVIGLGGELGAGKTAFARAFIHARAGGVKEDVPSPTFTLAQIYDLAEFPVWHFDLYRLAKAEDAVELGIEDAFADGVSLIEWPGRLGPLLPRDRLDILLTQGVAVDARQAVLVGHGSWVMRLEALDAADALVEFEARAGSDD
- the addA gene encoding double-strand break repair helicase AddA produces the protein MTKTAEQKTGSNPEISVWVRANAGTGKTRVLTDRVLRLLLGKTPPSRILCLTFTKAAAAEMATRVYNELGAWTKMTDGALSEALLHLHGMEVAAEDLDEARRLFAQALDVPGGLKIQTIHSFCESLLSRFPIEAGIAPHFRVMDERTAAELLQDAREAVYWRASKDKDGHLAKALEIITAHVAEGTFTDVLDALLRDRGKFRRGLSRHGGSDGMALVTRAHLGLAPGETEKTILDAAACEAAFDGAGLRKVVTVLLEGDKKDAAHGEIIANWLAKPDRRVAGFDTYLGAFFKDGGVGKRFKTLAYAKTVKRCPDAIDILGAEADRLEAVRDRRNAAILAVATQALLQFGSALLEAFDGLKQKAALLDYDDLIFEARNLLEREGIAPWVLFKLDGGIDHILVDEAQDTNPDQWRVIAMLASEFFSGESARAEKRTIFSVGDVKQSIFSFQRADPLFFGKMRDHFSGRVQRAGEGWRDVPLERSFRSAPVILQAVDAVFSQADARDGVSLEGEKIEHDAARKGQAGLVEIWPVEAQGEKSTVAPWTLPLTQGHADWPEKRLAQKIAWQIGKWRDSKEVLSSRGRAIRPGDILILVRRRGRFFEEIVRALKRHSIPVAGMDRMVLTDHMAVRDLIALGRFVLLPEDDLTLAIVLKSPLVGLDETALFDLAYGRKGSLWDALRIRCNECEAFAAAYDMLSASLARADYVPPFEFYAALLGPLGARERLIARLGNEANDPIDEFLNLGFAYEKMHVPSMEGFLHWIEAGKAQIKRDLEHGRDEVRVMTVHGAKGLEAPIVFLPDTCQVPDKDSPLFWFGDEGADEAGAGVLWVPRRAHEEKAAISLREAQGRHREREYRRLLYVAMTRAEDRLYIAGWEQKKSRTAGCWYDLIDKGLATLGLPVLLAIGGDGRRFEAGQEAPADRGDKIAEGSAIAAVVPPHVDVDTDVDTDGGLPDWARSPAPPVPLRLRALSPSSMEGDAPAIRSPIGADQGRGFQRGRIVHSLLQFLPDVAIQARLAACRRYLSQKNFGLDPATQDALSGEVLAVLQEKEFAPLFGPNSRAEVPIVGEINGRVISGQIDRLLVTETSVFVIDYKTQRAPPATPSATPEIYLRQMAAYVALLEKIYPERRVVAALLWTDGPNLVPLKEKLLRPYAP
- the addB gene encoding double-strand break repair protein AddB, coding for MTTRPKVLSIAPGKGFVDALAAGILDEIGEDVFRLADYRILLPTRRAVRALREAFLRLRGGQPMVLPAMLPIGDVDEEAFLFQESPFAKDALNLPPAISELRRRLLLSELLMHEGLLRKDGRDRPTPEQAATLAAELARFLDRVETERLSLDKLARLVPEDYAVHWQETLRFLQILTDYWPGILVQEGCIDPADRRNRLLEAQVKMWLASPPKGPVIAAGSTGSIPATADLLSLVACLPKGRLVLAGLDRSMDAESWQALNATHPQFGLKRLLEQLDLARDDVGDWSADVPETCAERAELASELMRPAETTHLWHRSERPWDKALQDVRRIECADPAEEAGVIALLLRQSLEEDGTRAALVTPDRNLARRVAAELRRWNIEVDDSGGTSLDTTAPGTFLRLTARLMAENISPVALMACFKHPLAAGGLSPADFRRRTRQLEVAALRGPRPAPGFSGLKEALKAPHRVGNGAERDALVAWVAGLEKMAGPFARAMAKTSVSLGELLDLHVAFSEALAMTDAMTESSAAGERLWATPAGEALAEFIADLRAAARGFPRLAGADYAALFESLLTGQVVRPYGGQHPRIHIWGPLEARLQQAELLILGGLNEGVWPPSSETDPWMSRPMREKFGLPLPERRIGLSAHDFAQGFSSPRVVLTRAARADGAPTVPSRWLLRLESLAGSDTADGVKNPLRWRALLQMPAKKIQIGAPKPCPPLAARPRKLSVTAIETWMRDPYAIYARHILRLRPLDPMDADPGAADRGRFIHAALDRFVRAYPDQLPKDAVEKLLKIGKDVFGEALSYPGVATFWWPRFVHIAAWFVDQERARRKEILLIHTETKGAWIFAGAGGDFTLTARADRIDHLRSGGLAVLDYKTGAVPKTKDVTAGVAPQLALEAILAGAGGFEGIPEETVRELLYLQLSGGALPGKRVLLKDTEILVAEARAGLQCLIAAFDDPATPYLSEPRPAMAPTYSDYKHLARVQEWTDMREEGDS
- the trxA gene encoding thioredoxin — translated: MTITHVTDTSFEKDVLQATGPVLVDFWAEWCGPCKQIAPFLEEISQEMPDCIAVAKVDIDGNPQTPTRYGVRGIPTLMIFKDGEVAGVRVGAMTKSKIEEWIQSIL
- a CDS encoding aminoglycoside phosphotransferase, yielding MTERSGLQQGFLASCGLGDAAVTPLASDASFRRYARVAGRDGGFILMDAPHDCEDVRPFVAIARHLQGLGYSAPEVFSVDAENGFLLLEDLGEATYARMLADAEMEEPLYSLAVDLLINLHRHPLEIAVPEKLPAYTNARFLEEAMLLVDWYLPAMTGDMPSPETRAAFAALWPPLLDLARTGSETLVLRDYHVDNLLYLPDRDGVGACGLLDFQDALCGPAVYDVVSLLGDARRDVALACVERMKARYLAAFPDLDHQAFARAYAILGAQRNCKILGIFTRLFRRDGKALYLSHIPRVWRLLEENLAARELAPLRDWLDANLPPALRNAPEAKS
- a CDS encoding mannose-1-phosphate guanylyltransferase; its protein translation is MAQGAPSQAIPFRAMVLAAGRGERLRPLTDSLPKPLVPIAGRSLLDRTLDRLVVAGIEDVVVNLHYLGAQIRTQLAPRRDLKITYSEEAEALETGGGLAHALAHFQGRNFFAINGDVLWQDFGPPALARLAAAWDDAKMDGLLLLQPVARAVGYDGAGDFEMAADGCLERRQGSSAPFVFTGVQLLHPRLFDTAPEGRFSLNLLYDQALSKGRLFGLAHKGAWFHIGTLSGLAMVEENFQEGQP
- a CDS encoding MarR family transcriptional regulator — protein: MAIEIDPVEALNFWHKIIVHRLRHETPDLTTRQMAILLTVYLAPPPHTVRGLAKSLNISKPAVTRALDRLGMLGFTRRKRDVDDGRNVLVQRTVKGSVHLREFADAILAASGSGQRDP